A region from the Aquila chrysaetos chrysaetos chromosome 15, bAquChr1.4, whole genome shotgun sequence genome encodes:
- the ATRAID gene encoding all-trans retinoic acid-induced differentiation factor isoform X1, which yields MGAFLPLLPPLLLLLPPPLPGAAGGAAVCGRCPGPLRNGSIVARFCASQASTESEGRCCWERGARPERLLGLDLSNCSLPSLPPGLAEAVAAIILDLTENPLTPLPNGSFLGFTHLQCLAVPLALECPGGSSAWEEVTTHGSSRLCQGQRNLCNSSMELAWLCPENAACAPDGPGLIQCLCDSPFHGYKCLRKGTFPVLLFCGILGAITLSLSLLLWGTQRRKAKTP from the exons ATGGGCGCCTTCctcccgctgctgccgccgctgctgctgctgctgccgccgccgctgcccggggccgccggcggcgcggcg GTGTGCGGGCGCTGCCCGGGGCCGCTGCGGAACGGTTCCATCGTAGCCCGGTTCTGCGCGTCCCAGGCCAGCACCGAGAGCGAGGGACGCTGCTGCTGGGAGCGGGGAGCCCGCCCGGAGCGTCTGCTCGG GCTAGACCTCAGCAactgctccctgcccagccttCCCCCAGGGCTGGCTGAGGCCGTGGCCGCCATCATCCT GGACCTGACGGAGAACCCCCTGACGCCTCTTCCCAATGGCTCCTTCCTGGGCTTCACCCACCTGCAGTGCCT CGCGGTGCCACTGGCGCTGGAGTGCCCAGGCGGGAGCAGCGCCTGGGAGGAGGTGACGACACACGGGAGCAGCAGGCTCTGCCAGGGCCAGAGGAACCTCTGCAACAGCTCCATGGAGCTTG cctggctgtgcCCTGAGAACGCTGCCTGTGCGCCGGATGGCCCTGGCCTCATCCAGTGCCTCTGCGACAGCCCCTTCCATGGCTACAAATGCCTGCGCAAG GGCACattccctgtgctgcttttctgtgggaTCCTGGGAGCCATcaccctgtccctgtccctcctgctgTGGGGCACCCAGCGCCGGAAAGCCAAGACCCCCTGA
- the ATRAID gene encoding all-trans retinoic acid-induced differentiation factor isoform X2: MPGEAVCGRCPGPLRNGSIVARFCASQASTESEGRCCWERGARPERLLGLDLSNCSLPSLPPGLAEAVAAIILDLTENPLTPLPNGSFLGFTHLQCLAVPLALECPGGSSAWEEVTTHGSSRLCQGQRNLCNSSMELAWLCPENAACAPDGPGLIQCLCDSPFHGYKCLRKGTFPVLLFCGILGAITLSLSLLLWGTQRRKAKTP; encoded by the exons ATGCCGGGGGAGGCG GTGTGCGGGCGCTGCCCGGGGCCGCTGCGGAACGGTTCCATCGTAGCCCGGTTCTGCGCGTCCCAGGCCAGCACCGAGAGCGAGGGACGCTGCTGCTGGGAGCGGGGAGCCCGCCCGGAGCGTCTGCTCGG GCTAGACCTCAGCAactgctccctgcccagccttCCCCCAGGGCTGGCTGAGGCCGTGGCCGCCATCATCCT GGACCTGACGGAGAACCCCCTGACGCCTCTTCCCAATGGCTCCTTCCTGGGCTTCACCCACCTGCAGTGCCT CGCGGTGCCACTGGCGCTGGAGTGCCCAGGCGGGAGCAGCGCCTGGGAGGAGGTGACGACACACGGGAGCAGCAGGCTCTGCCAGGGCCAGAGGAACCTCTGCAACAGCTCCATGGAGCTTG cctggctgtgcCCTGAGAACGCTGCCTGTGCGCCGGATGGCCCTGGCCTCATCCAGTGCCTCTGCGACAGCCCCTTCCATGGCTACAAATGCCTGCGCAAG GGCACattccctgtgctgcttttctgtgggaTCCTGGGAGCCATcaccctgtccctgtccctcctgctgTGGGGCACCCAGCGCCGGAAAGCCAAGACCCCCTGA